The following proteins are encoded in a genomic region of Oncorhynchus keta strain PuntledgeMale-10-30-2019 chromosome 35, Oket_V2, whole genome shotgun sequence:
- the LOC118369221 gene encoding uncharacterized protein C14orf132-like isoform X2 → MAAQIPVMTGAFMDSSPNDNYSGDHSLFNSSASVHAASAAASAQAQQDDQSSSSDAIWLWIAIIATIGNIVVVGVVYAFTF, encoded by the coding sequence atcCCAGTCATGACAGGGGCCTTCATGGACTCCTCACCCAATGACAACTACAGTGGCGACCACTCGCTCTTCAACTCCTCGGCCAGTGTCCACGCTGCCTCTGCGGCTGCCTCAGCCCAGGCCCAGCAGGATGACCAGTCCTCGTCCAGTGATGCCATCTGGCTCTGGATTGCCATCATCGCTACTATCGGCAACATTGTGGTGGTGGGAGTGGTCTACGCATTCACCTTCTGA
- the LOC118369221 gene encoding uncharacterized protein C14orf132-like isoform X1, giving the protein MDLSFMAAQIPVMTGAFMDSSPNDNYSGDHSLFNSSASVHAASAAASAQAQQDDQSSSSDAIWLWIAIIATIGNIVVVGVVYAFTF; this is encoded by the coding sequence atcCCAGTCATGACAGGGGCCTTCATGGACTCCTCACCCAATGACAACTACAGTGGCGACCACTCGCTCTTCAACTCCTCGGCCAGTGTCCACGCTGCCTCTGCGGCTGCCTCAGCCCAGGCCCAGCAGGATGACCAGTCCTCGTCCAGTGATGCCATCTGGCTCTGGATTGCCATCATCGCTACTATCGGCAACATTGTGGTGGTGGGAGTGGTCTACGCATTCACCTTCTGA